A DNA window from Aureibaculum sp. 2308TA14-22 contains the following coding sequences:
- a CDS encoding VOC family protein, producing MKTVTAGWFEIPVSNMDRAITFYNAVFQVEIAKQNFGGIEMGWFPFSPDANGAPGSLIQSEENYKPSTDGTLVYLNCDDLANELGRIENAGGTVLQAKTQISEEHGYMGLFLDTEGNRVALHSQK from the coding sequence ATGAAAACAGTTACAGCAGGTTGGTTCGAAATTCCGGTTTCTAATATGGATAGAGCCATTACGTTTTATAATGCGGTATTTCAAGTAGAAATAGCCAAACAAAATTTCGGTGGCATAGAAATGGGTTGGTTTCCATTTTCTCCTGATGCAAACGGAGCCCCAGGGTCTTTAATACAAAGTGAAGAAAATTATAAACCATCAACAGATGGCACATTGGTATATCTCAATTGTGATGATTTAGCTAATGAACTGGGCAGAATTGAAAATGCAGGAGGTACGGTTTTACAAGCTAAAACCCAAATTTCTGAAGAACATGGTTATATGGGATTGTTTTTAGACACGGAAGGCAATAGAGTGGCGTTGCATTCACAAAAATAG
- a CDS encoding SRPBCC family protein, whose protein sequence is MSTLLYILLGIVLLIIILGMIAPKTYEVNRSIVISKSLSEVFNYLKFLKNQEDWSPWAERDPNMKKTFSGTDGEVGFISAWESDHKQVGSGEQEITGIDENKEMRTQLRFLKPFKSQSDAYMRVADADGGTEVTWGFSGNNKFPMSIMMLFMNMEKAIGGDFEHGLAKLKTTLENK, encoded by the coding sequence ATGAGTACTTTATTGTATATTCTATTGGGTATTGTTCTACTAATAATTATTTTAGGAATGATTGCCCCTAAAACTTATGAAGTTAACAGAAGTATTGTGATTAGTAAATCGCTTTCAGAAGTTTTTAACTATTTAAAATTTTTAAAAAACCAAGAAGATTGGTCACCTTGGGCAGAAAGAGATCCAAATATGAAAAAAACATTTTCAGGGACTGATGGTGAAGTGGGTTTTATATCAGCATGGGAAAGCGACCATAAACAAGTGGGTAGTGGCGAACAAGAAATAACCGGTATTGATGAGAATAAGGAGATGAGAACACAATTACGTTTTTTAAAACCTTTTAAGTCGCAATCTGATGCTTACATGAGAGTCGCTGATGCAGATGGAGGAACAGAGGTGACTTGGGGCTTTTCAGGAAATAACAAATTCCCAATGAGCATAATGATGTTATTTATGAACATGGAGAAAGCAATTGGGGGAGATTTTGAACATGGATTAGCCAAATTAAAAACAACTTTAGAAAATAAATAA
- a CDS encoding metal-dependent hydrolase: MKITYLGHASLQIEAHGKVIIVDPFITGNELAKHIEINKLEADYILLTHAHGDHILDVEAIAKNTGASIVSNFEIVNHFEAKGIKGHPMNHGGTWQFEFGKLHMVNAIHTSSFPDGSYGGNPAGFVLETSHHKVYIAGDTALTYDMKLIPMVIGELDLAVLPVGDNFTMGIESAIIASDFVECDKVLGCHFDTFGYIKINHKEAIKKFSSRSKELILLDIGKSIKL, from the coding sequence ATGAAAATAACCTATCTCGGTCATGCTTCTTTGCAAATTGAAGCTCATGGAAAAGTAATAATAGTAGATCCATTTATTACAGGTAATGAATTAGCGAAGCATATAGAAATAAACAAGTTGGAAGCTGATTACATTTTATTGACTCATGCTCATGGCGATCATATTTTGGATGTTGAAGCTATTGCAAAAAATACGGGTGCTAGTATCGTTTCAAATTTTGAAATAGTAAACCATTTTGAAGCTAAAGGCATTAAAGGCCACCCTATGAATCATGGCGGTACATGGCAATTTGAATTTGGCAAACTGCATATGGTCAACGCTATACATACCAGTTCTTTTCCCGATGGTAGCTACGGTGGTAATCCTGCAGGGTTTGTATTGGAAACATCTCACCATAAAGTTTATATTGCTGGTGATACGGCATTAACGTATGATATGAAACTCATTCCGATGGTTATAGGTGAGTTGGATTTAGCTGTTTTACCTGTAGGTGATAATTTTACCATGGGTATTGAAAGTGCAATAATAGCTTCTGACTTTGTGGAATGTGATAAAGTTTTAGGTTGTCATTTTGATACTTTTGGCTATATAAAAATCAATCATAAAGAAGCCATAAAAAAGTTTTCAAGTCGCAGTAAAGAACTCATTCTTTTGGATATAGGTAAGAGTATTAAATTATAG